From Paenibacillus graminis:
AAATGTACTCAGCATAAGGATGGTCATCGGGTACGTCTTGGAATTTGGGCATCTCGGGGGGCTTCACCGACCAACTGCCAGGCTTGTTGTAAGCAAAGTAAAGGATGTTCCCATCGGCGTCCGGTTTAAATCCTGCTGCAACTCCCTCTTCGTCATAGAAAAGCAAGTCTTCCGCTTGCCGCAAAGTATGGTTACCCGAAGGAGCTTTGACGATCAATGCTCCATCCACGGCCGAAATATCATAACTCCATCCCGGACTGCGCAAATCTCGGTATGTTCCCTCGAAGCGAAGCAACTGCTGCTTGGTCGGTTCCGGTTGCACGAAAGTCGGACCTTTTCCCTTTTTCGGGAAATAACGATTCATGAATTGCTCGAAGAAAGACAGGCGCAAATTGCCTTTGTCGCTGTTCGAAGCGAGAAAAACCCCTGTCTTCTCGTCAGGTAGCAGCCATATGTTCGAATGGAAGCCGGGCAAATCGCCGCCCTTCTCTACGACATTGTATCCGTTGTAATATTGGGTATAGTTCGATTCCAAGCCGTAGCCGGCTCCTGGAATTTTAGGGTGAATCGTAACGCTGTTATGTTCCATCGCCCGTATAGAAGCTTCGGTCAGAATACGATGTCCGCTTGCAGGGTCATCGTTCAGCATGGCCATAAGAAACTTGGCCATATCGGCTCCGGTGGAAAACATACCGCCGGCCGGCCTGTTAGCCGGTACATTGACAATTTGCTGGGCCTGCTTAAGGGAACTGTCGTAGGGAGTAGCGATCGCTTTCTTGACTTTATCGGTGAAGATGAAATCACTGTTGTTCATGCCCAGAGGCGCAAACAAGTTCTTCCTCATATACTCTTCAAACGGAAGTCCGGATACCTTTTCAATAATATATCCTTGCAAATCATAGCCGTAGTTATTGTAGTTGAACACTTCGCCAGGCTTTGTGATGACGGTCGGTACGGTCTCCTTGATAAAGTCTCTTAGCGAATATGTTTTTTGGGGATCTTCTGCGGTACCTGCGTCAAAACCGCCCGTGTGAGTCATTAGATGTTTCAAAGTGAGCGGCCCCCCGGTTTTATTCGGGATTTGAACATCCGGTAAATAGGCTTGAACATCCTTGTCCAGGTCCAGTTTTCCTTTTTCAGCCAATTGCATAATCCCTACAGCAGTAAACAATTTGGATACGGATGCCACGCGGAAGACGGTATTACCGGAGTCGAACGGTTTTTGAGAGTCGATATCCGCATAGCCATACCCTTTATTCAGCATGACTTGCCCGTTTTTCACGACGACGAGAACTGCGCCTGCAAGTTGGTCTTTTACTTCTTTTTGCTGAAAAAATGTATTCGCGAATGCTTCGATTTCAGCCTTGCCGAGGTTGACAGGGGAAGCGTTCTTTTCTGGATCTGCCGCTGCAACAACGGATGGAACCAGCAAAACAGCAGCGAGAATGAACGGGATCATTTTTTTCATTGTAACTCTCCTTTTGATGAATAATGGATTACAGTCGTATGCCCAGCTCGCGGTTTAACCGCTTGAGCAGCTCAAGCATTTCGATGATGCCACCGGACGTAATATTTGCCTGGGATGCCGCGCAAAATCCGGTTCACTTGTCCCCTCAGTCGGAAAAGCAAGTCCGGTGACAACGCGGATCAGTGCTGATTTCCCAGCTCCGTTTTGTCCTCCTTTCCTTGATAGACCAAGTATAGAAACGAAAACATAAGGAGAACTTAAGCCAATTATTAATAATATCTTAAGATCGCCTCTCCTATGGATTCTGCCTGGGTGGGATGCAACAACACTTACGAAGATGGGGCTTGAGTTCGTTTTTTTAATATACGGTCCACCGTGTTGTTTCCGGGCAGGCGGAGTGCTGCAATTTAGCGCGCTGATTTTTGCCTCCGGTTCGCCGGTGACCTTTGGCGGATTCAGTGGGTCAGTCTCTCTCCCTTTGATGGTTGCAGCTCTCATTGCCATTCCGGCTCACAAAAAACATAAATCTTAAAAAAGCCAGGGTCTCCGCAATATGCGGAAACCCTGGCTTTTACTGTATAGGGACAGGAGGTCTTAGACAGTCTTCAGGAACTCGACAATGGTCAGCAGGCCTTTATCGAAGTTCTCCAGATTGAAATGCTCATCCGGTGCATGCAGATTCTCGTCATCCAGGCCAAAGCCCATCAGCACCACCGGTGCTTGAAGAATGCGGGAGAAGCTTTCCATGATCGGAATGGAACCGCCGTCTTTGGTGAAAAGGGCGCGGGTGCCGTATACTTTGCCGTAGGCGTCAGCCGCTGTCTGCAGGATGGGATTCGAAGGATCGATGTTGAAGGCGCGGGCTTTTTCCATTTGTTTTACCTGGACTTTCGCTCCTGCCTGGATATTGGCCTTGAGATGAGCCTCAACAACATCCAGAATATGCTGAGGGTCCTGGTCGCCGACAAGGCGGCAGGTGATTTTGGCATGGGCTTCTTTAGGGATGACAGTCTTGCTGCCTTCACCCTGGAAGCCGCCGTAGACACCGTTCAGTTCAAGGGTTGGCCGGGCGCCGACCCGTTCCACAAAACTGTATCCCTCTTCGCCGTACAGCTGCTCCAGACCAAGGCCGGATCGGATTTTGTCTTCATCTACCCCTTGCTTGGCAAATTCTTCGCGCAGCAGCGGGGATAGCTCGGGAACACCATCGTAGAAGCCTTCTACAGCAACGCGGCCCTTGTCGTCATGAAGTGAGCTCAGCAGGGAGACCAGCGCATGCAGTGCATTCGGCACACCTCCGCCGTAGGAACCGGAGTGAAGATCTGTCAATGCGGTATTGACGCTGACTTCAAGCGAGCAGAGGCCGCGAAGGCCGGTGCAGATGGCCGGGCGTCCGCGTTCCAGCAGGGAAGTATCCGAGACCAGCACGGCATCTGCTGCGAGCTTGTCTTTGCTGGCTTCCAGGAAAGGCGGCAGATGGACGCTGCCAATCTCCTCTTCGCCTTCGATGCACAGCTTGATATTGACCGGCAGAGTGCCTTCCTGCTTGAGAATGGCCTCAATAGCCTTGATGTGCATGAATACCTGGCCTTTGTCGTCGGTGGCTCCGCGAGCATACAGTTTGCCGTCACGGATTTTCGGTTCAAAAGGCGGAGTCGTCCACAGGTTAAGGGGATCGACCGGCTGCACATCATAGTGGCCATAGACCAGTATGGTCGGCTTGCCGGGGGCATGAAGATAATCGGCATAGATGACCGGATGGCCTGCGGTAGGATGGAGCTCGATGTTTTCCAGCCCCGCGCGCTTCAGGGTATCCAGCAGCCAGTGTGCAGCGGATAATACATCTTCCTTGTGGGAAGAGAGCGCGGAAATGCTGGGGATCGCCAGCCATTGCTTCAGTTCGGCCAGCTGAGCTTCACGCTCAGTCTGAAAGTAGTTTTCGTAAGACATAGTGAGTATGTACCTCCTTGGAGTTTCGCTGCGAAAAACCGGCTGAATCCGCCGGCATGGCATCACGGCAATGCGCCGCAGTCTTTTTTTGGCAGTGTGATGCCTCCATTATACTGGAGAACCCACGATGGATCAAAACGCAATCAGCAACCGCCTACCAGAGAATGGTTGCGGGGGTTACACCCTTAGCTATTATTTTGCCATCCACTATCAGTTCCTTTCAGGTTGTTGATTACATACAGTAACCGTGATAAGCTTAGCTAGTTTAAGCGCCAAGAAGGCTCTGTTACTTGCTTCAATTATGTGGAGGTACACCCCCTTGGACAACAACGATTAATCGGAATTGCAGAATAAGGCAGAATCTCCGCATCAAAGCGGAAGCGACAGGAGCGAAAATAAAGTGTCAGCGAATTCAAAGATAAGCCATGACCCCGAAAGGCAAATGCAAAATAATCAGGAACAGCCATTATATATTTATACTTACGCCTGTACCGGGGACGAAGAATCCCTGTGCGGAATGGAGCTGCGCTGTCTGTTTGGCCGGGAAATTCCGGCTGCGATCTTTGGGAGCCGGGTCCAAGTGGATGTCAGCCGCAGTCCGTTTATCAAGGAGCGGATTGACGTTATGTACTCCGGGAACAGTCTGGAGGATATCTACAAGCAGACTGAACAGGTAGAGGTGGAGGGGCAGACATTCAAGGTGATTTTTGTGAAGACGAACGATTTGTCCCCGGAAGAAAAAATTGAGTATGATGAACGCAGAGCCATTGAGCGTGAGATCGGGATGCGTATTGAGGGAGAAGCGGATGTGAACCATCCGGAGCGGGTGTACGGCATTGTGACTCTGGGCGGCTGCTGGTACTTCGGAGAGTATCATAAGAATAAGGCAACCTGGTTCCGGCAGATGAAAAAACCGCGCAGCTACTCGATTGCCCTGAGCACGCGTGTTGCGCGGGCGGCGGTCAACATGGCGGTTCCGCATCCAGCAGGCGTGAGAGCGATAGATCCCTGCTGCGGGATAGGCACAGTAATGGTGGAGGCCCTGTCCATGGGCATTGACATTGTGGGCCGGGACATTAATCCGCAAATTGTCGCCGGTGCACGGACGAACATTGCCCATTTTGGATGGAGCAGCATGGTTACCCTGGGCGATATCGCGGACATCCAGGAGCATTATGACGTTGCCATAGTGGACATGCCCTATAACTTATATTCGCGGATTACGCCCGGGGAGCAGCTGGCGATTCTGGTCCATACCCGCCGTATCGCTGACCGTGCTGTCATTGTTGCGATTGAAGCGGTGGATGAAATGATTGCTGAAGCAGGCTTCACCATTATCGACCGCTGTGTAGCGAAGAAAGGCGCATTCTCCCGTCATTTGATGCTGTGTGAGTAAACAAGGCTTCGTATGCCTATACTAAGGAAAGACGGTGCAGCTATGGAACAGAAGTGGTTAACCTGGGCCAAGGAAATTCAGGCGATTGCCCAGACGGGGCTTACCTATGCCAAGGATGTATATGATATCGAACGTTATCAGGCGCTGCGGGAGCTGAGTGTGGATATTCTGGCGAACTATACCTTTGAGAGCAAGGAGAAGATCAGGCTTGCCTTTGCGGGCGAGGAGGGCTACAGTACGCCCAAGGTAGATGTGCGCGGTGTAATTTTCCGTGAAGAGAAGATTCTGCTGGTTCGTGAAAAGCTGGACGGCAACTGGGCGCTCCCCGGAGGCTGGGCCGATATCGGACTGTCTCCAAGGGAAGTAGCGGTTAAGGAGATTGCTGAGGAATCAGGTTTTCAGGCAGAGGCGGTGCGTCTGCTGGCAGTGCTGGACAAGAAGTTCCATCACCATCCGCCGGAGCCGTACCATGTGTACAAAATGTTCATCTTATGCCGGATAACCGGCGGCGCTGCTGCGGAGGGAGTAGAGACGGACGGGGTAGCTTTTTTTGCCGGGGATGAACTGCCGGAGCTGTCGGAAGAACGGAATACACGGGAGCAGCTGCAGACAATGTTCGAATATTTGCGGAATCCTGATAAACCGGTCATTTTGGACTAGGGATGTGCATATGTTGTATAAATAAGATAGCTTATAAGTTTTAAATGAGACAAAAACTGGTTAATAATAAATATGTAAGCCTTTACAAGGTGAAGCCGCTGAGCCTTTATATCTAAAAAAATCGCCGAAAATTTAACTTTTTGGGCCAGGCGGTCTACATTTTTTCCTCTGCTCTGTCGATAGTTATTTTAGGAGGGGATCGCATGGAACAAGAAGAGTTAAGACTTCCGCTTAAGCAGGAGGGCATGACACGTCCTGCAGAAGGCAACATTGCCACTGGACTGGTATGGGGCATCCTCATCAGTATTCCTTTATGGATCTCGGTTATTGGCTGGGTTATGGGCTTCTGGCACTAGAATTAACCGCAGAGCTACAACTTCCACTACTTGCAACTATACAATGAAGGCTGCCTCTTCGCGATGAAGAAGCAGCCTTTTTGAGTTGTGCGCTTGATTATTTGCGGTATACCAGTTCAAAGTTTTCGCAGACCACGCGCATGCCTGGATCAAAGTTCATTTCATAAGCCTTCATTTCTCTTGTGAAATAGGCTTCATGATGATACCGCCATGATTCCAGAGTACGGTCATCCTCACCTTCGGAATAGGCAAACTCCGCAGTCACTTCGTGAAAGGGAACAACCTCGCATTTCGTTGTCCTGATGATTCCCCGCGGCATGCCTTGGCTGTCCAGGATAATGGAATGACCGCCGATAAAAGGTAAAGGCAGACCGCGCACCTCGTTCAGCTCATAGTTCATGGCTGTCTTGACTCCCTCCAGCACAAGGGCCAGCAGCTCATCTGCCAGCCGGTCATTGTCTCCAAACGCCCAGGCACTGTCGTATAAATCAGCCGCTTCAGGGTGTTCCTCCAGATACGCCTTCCAATATTCAGCGATTATTTCTGTCATTATAATCCTCCGTCCCTTTAGTGTTTATTGGTCTGTTTCACTCATCCAGCAGGCGTACAGCTCATCCAGCTTCTCCTGCGCGGTGTCCCGGAGAGTCTGCAGTTCCGCGAGTCTATCCGCATCGCTGGAGATCAGCGGGTCAAGCATTTCCGCATCAATGGAGCTAAGCTGCTCCTCGGCTGCGGCGATCTTCTCCTCCCAATAGCCTTGAGGGCGGGACTTGCCGGGTACTAAAGCAGAGCTGCCGCTTCTGGCTTCGTTACTGTCCCTGAGCCTAGCCTCTGAAATATCAGCCTTGCCGGCAGATGAATTGCTGCCGGACTTGGGGGCATTATCTGATTGCAGCTGCCCGTTGCTGCTATTCGAAGAGAGCCCCGAGGCGGCAGCCTTCTCGGCCTGTTTTTCCTTGTAATACTCATAGTTGCCGGGGAAAGCGGTGAATCTTCCTCCGGCTATGGACCAGAGCTTCCCGAAGCAGCGGTTGATGAAATAACGGTCATGGGATACCGCCAGCACAGTGCCGGGGTAATCCTCCAGCGCTTCCTCCAGCGCCTCACGTGAATCAATATCCAGATGGTTGGTCGGTTCATCGAGAATCAGCAGATTCGGGCGGCGGTGCATCAGCACTGCAAACCGCAGCCGGGTCCACTCTCCTCCGGAGAGGTTCGCAATATTCTTGAATACATCACTTCCGTAAAAGAGAAACCGTGCCAGCTGTCCCCGGGCCTCGCCCTCCTCCAGGCCTGCTTCCTCGCGGAAGTACCGCAGCACTGAAAGCTTCCCGTCCTCTGGAACAGCTTCCTGAGCCAGATAGCCGATCACGGCTCTGGAGGCAAGGGTGCAGGTTCCCTCGTCCGGCAGCTCCTGGCCCAGAATAATCCGCAGCAGCGTACTCTTGCCTGCGCCGTTGCCGCCGATCAATGCGGTGGTTTCCCCATACCGCAGAACTTCATTGGCCCCGGAGAAGAGGGTACGGTCCCCGTAGCTTTTGCCAATCCGGTCAAGAATGACGGCCTGATTGCCGGTCCGATCCTCCTGCTGCAGCTGCAGATCCATGGTTTTGCGCTCCAGGACCGGGCGTTTGACCTTCACCATCCGGTCGAGCGCCTTCTGCATCGAAGCTGCCCGGCGGTGGAAGGAGGGGTTCGGCGGATTGGAACGGTTGCCCCATTCGATCAGCCGTTTGATGCTCTCCTGCATTTGCTTAATCTTCTTCTGCTGCTCCTGATAATCGGCAAACTGCCGCAGCAGCCGGGCTTCCTTCTCGACTTGATAGCCGCTGTAGTTGGTGTGGAACGTGAAGGCTTCACCGTCTTCAATCTCAATCACCTTCTTCACTACCGCATCGAGGAAGTAGCGGTCATGGGAGATCGCCACCACTGTCCCTTCGTAGTCCTGCAGGAACTGCTCCAGCCATTCGATGGCTTCCATATCGAGATGGTTCGTCGGTTCATCCAGCAGCAGGATATCGGGACGGCGCAGCAGCAGCTCGGCCAGGCCGACCTTGGTTTTCTCGCCTCCGGAAAGGGAGGAGAAGCGGCGGTCATATTGTCCGGTTCCGATGCCCAGACCTGCGGCTACACGCTGGATGGAGGATTCAATCTCATAGCCTCCAGCCGCTTCGAATTTTTCCTGGAGGGTGCCGTATTCCTTGAGCAGCCGGTCAAAGGTTAATCCGCTGCTTCCGGCATCCGGCTGAGACATTGCCAGCTCCAGCTCCCGCAGGCGGGCCTGCCACTCCAGCGGTTCGGCGAAGCTGCGCTGCAAAACTGCATAAACAGTCTCCTCGTCATGTACTTCCTGAATTTGCGCCAGCAGTCCAACGACACTGCCTTTACGGATGGAGATTTGACCCTGGTCGGGACGTTCCTCCCCATTCAGCAGATGGAAAAGCGTTGTTTTGCCGCAGCCGTTGCGGCCGATCAGGCCGATTTTTTCACCTTGGCGGATATCGAAGGTAACGTCGCTCAGCACGAGCTGGGCACCGTGGTATTTTTGAACATTTTGGCATGAGATGATCATAGGGATTCTCCTTTATAAGAATGCCCTGTCGCCGCTTACGTTCAATTCTGGAAACAAAAAGACCGCAGGGAAATTTCCCCGCGGCCCTTATCGTTTCTCCGGTCTTAAAGCGTCCGTTGAAGCGCAGGCAGGAAAGGCATTTCACAATGTTGTAGTGTTATTGAATTCATGTTAATGGACAGACTTCTCCCGTTGTCGGCAATTACATGAACGATGCCAGCCATAATATTAATCAGCCGGCTGCTAACACTATTGGTCCGATTGTGATCCATTCCTCCTACACCTCCTTCATCCAAATTTAAGATCAGTTTAACCAATAACAGCTGAATATGCAAGAGAAAAAGTGCAGCGCCTGTGCATATCTGAGGCAATGTGCAAGTAGTATGAGTATATGGCGAAGGACTTTTTACCAAATCCAATCAGAAAGAGGGTTGGGCAAAATGGCGATGTTTAACGGATTGCTGGGCAATGCCACACAGGTCGCACTTCCGGATGTTCAGCGGGAATACGCACAGATTCTTGCCCCGCAGGAAAAAATCGAGCGGGCTTATAAGCTGGTCCGGGATATGTTTATTTTTACGGATAAACGGCTGATTCTTGTTGACAAGCAGGGCGTAACCGGCAAAAAAACGGAGTACCATTCCATCCCTTACAAAAGCATTACGCATTATTCGGTGGAAACAGCCGGGCACTTTGACTTGGATGCGGAGCTATGCCTGTATGTGTCGGGAGGCGCACTGCCGCTGAAGAAAACCTTCAATAAATCCGTGAATATCTATGAGGTGCAGGCTGTACTGTCCCAGTATATTTTAAAATAACGTGTGGGTGCCCGGCTGCTAAATGGAATAGAGGAGCACCTGCCCGCCACAGGCAAATGCGGCCAGAATGAACAGCGCACAAACATCATAATGGCGATTACTTGTACAAGCAGGGTCGCGCCTTTCCCTTCAGGCGACTGCTTGTATTTTTGCATGACGCCGAACTGGACGATGAATGGCGCCGTGGAAGGAAGTTCTGCAGCGAGCAGCCCAGGGCCAGTCATAGTCATCATGCCTGCGGCAATGGCGGTTATGGTGGCGGCCGGATTTGGCAGCGCAATGCCCAGCGTAAGGTTATTCAAAAATCCTGACTGGTCAGCCAGGGATATTTTATACAATTCTCCGGTGTGCAGCCACACTGCACAATGCGGCTCTGCAAAACTTTGTGCATGGCTCACAAAAAACAGGAGGCAAACGTGCGGTTTCGTCTCTCCCGATTGACAAAGGTTTTTGCGGTGCTGTTAAATGACACTAACTTGAGCAACAGGAATGGGAGATGGCAGCATGACGACAGGTCCTGTAATCGGTACGAAAACGATGGTGGTCAGCCCCCATTACCTGGCCTCCTCCGCCGGAGCGCGGATTCTGCAAAAGGGCGGCAACGCCTTTGATGCGGCGGTAGCAGTCAGCGCCGCGCTTGCTGTGGTCTATCCGCATATGACGGGACTGGGCGGCGATGCCTTCTGGCTCACCTACAGCGCGGGTGAAGGGCGCGTCCGGGCCTACAACGGCAGCGGGCGTTCCGGCTACGGCGTCCGCAGGGACTGCTACGCCGGCGAGGAGGCGATTCCGAGACGGGGTGTGCGCAGTGCCATTACGGTCCCCGGAATGGCGGACAGCTGGTCGGCCGTCCAACGCGAGTATGGACGCCTGACCCTGGGGGAGGTGCTGGAGCCGGCGATCGGCTATGCCGCCGGCGGGTTTCCGCTGTCGCCGGACCAGTACGGCAACAGCGTGCTCGCCGGAGCGGCGCTGTCCCCGGAAGCGGCGGCGATCTATCTTCCCGGCGGCGCGGTTCCGGCCGCAGGGGGCAGGTTTGTGCAGCAGCAGCTGGCCGCATCGCTGCGGCTCCTGGCCGAGGGCGGCCGGGATGCTTTTTATAAAGGGAAGATTGCCGAGGAGATCAGTCATTATATGCGGGCTTCCGGCGGGTATCTCACCCGGGAGGATTTTGCCGGTCATCAGGGGAACTGGGACGAGCCGGTATCTACGGACTACCACGGTTACGCGGTTTATCAGGTCCCGCCGAACTCCCAGGGTTTTACCGCGCTGATGGTGCTGAATATCCTGGAACACTTCAATTTTGGAGAGATCGCGCATGGCTCCTATGAATATTATCATCTGCTGGTGGAGGCGCTGAAGCTGAGCTTCCGCGACCGCGACCGGGTGCTCACCGACCCGGCATTCAGCCGGATTCCGCTGGAGCAGCTCTTGGATAAACAGTATGCTTCCGTGCTGGCTGCATCGGTTTCACTTGTGAAGGCAGCTGCGCTTGGCAGTGAACCGGTAGGCCGGGATACCGCTTATGCGGCAGTAGTGGATGATGAAGGCAATGCGGTTTCTTTCATTCAAAGCCTGTATTTTGAATTTGGCTCAGGCGTTGTGGCCGGCAATACAGGGATTCTGCTGCAGAACCGGGGCTCGTTCTTCTCGCTCGAGCCCGGACATATTAATGGGCTGGAGCCGCACAAGCGCACGTTCCATACGCTGATGCCGGCTATGGCCTGCCTTGACGGCAAACCGGTCTATCTCTATGGCACGCAGGGCGGAGAGGGCCAGCCGCAGACCCAGAGCCTGCTGCTGACCCGGATGCTGCATTACGGAATGGACCCGCAGGCGGCGGTGAACGCGCCGCGTTTGGTCTGGGGCAGAACCTGGGGCGAGCCGACCCAGGAGCTGAAGGTGGAGCGCAGGGTCGCACCTGAGGTGCTGAACAAGCTATCCGAAGCCGGACATCTGGTGCGTTCCGTGGGGGAATATGATGGAATAGTGGGCCATGCCCACGCGATTTCAATCGATGCCAACGGCTACCGCAGCGGGGGCACGGACCCGCGCTGCGACGGTGCAGCTATAGGCTGGTAGCTGGAGCTGGGGTTGGAGTGGAGGTAGAACTGGTAGATGGAGTTGGAGCTGAAGCGGAGTTGGAGCTGCTCTCGGGAGGCTGCCTCCCGCCTGTAACTGTATTTTCTGCAGTTAAAAGCTCGGATATTGGCATGAAAATAGATCTATATAATTTGAACTTAAAAATTCATAAAAAGGGAAGAAGTGCGGAGGGGAAGTATTGATACTTACAGAGCGAATGCTTCCGCCTGAAAGCTTGCCGTAGGAAAGCTCGCTATCTTCAGCATAATCAGTCACCGGATTTCAACCGACAAAGGCGGTTCAATCAAGAAATTCTTACGGCAACAGCGGCTGGAAGTCCAAACATTCCCCACTGTACGAATTACATTTATTTAAAAAAATGGACTTTTACACACCCGTTTAATTGCAGTAAATGTACTTATCGGTAATGAGCAGATAGGTTCTTTCCAATCAAGAACAGAAGAGCAAAAAAACATGGGATGGCTGAAGGCATTCCGGTTCGTCCGGGAGGAGTGGGGCAGAGATGGCTGTTCATAATCAACATGGTGCATTTATTGAACCGGAGCTTGAGGTAACGGGTTCGGGAAGCGGGAAATTGGCTGGTCTTAGCTTTGCAGTAAAAGATGTATTCGCCGTAGCCGGGCACCGATCTTCTGCCGGCAACCCGGATTGGCTTCGCAGCCATCAGCCGTCACAGATGCATGCGGCAGCGGTTCGCAGGCTGCTGCAGTCGGGGGCGAGCCTGCGGGGGGCCACGCATACCGATGAGCTGATGTACAGCCTCGGCGGGGAGAATTACCACTATGGCACGCCGGTCAATCCGCGGGCCAGAGGCCGTATCCCCGGCGGCTCCTCCAGCGGTTCGGCGGTGGCGGTAGCCTCCGGCGATGTGGATTTTGCGCTGGGAACGGATACGGGCGGTTCCGTCCGCGTGCCATCTGCGTACTGCGGCGTATACGGCTTCCGCCCTACGCATGGTGCGGTGGAGATGGAAGGCGTAATTCCGCTTGCGCCGGGCTTCGACACCGTGGGCTGGATCACAGCCCGCCCGGAGCTGCTGCTGCGGGCAGGCGAAGTACTCCTCGGAGCAGCAGCTCCGGGCAGTGGGGCAGGCACGATGGGTAAGCTGCACATCATGCCCGAGGCTTGGGCGCTGGCTGGTGCGGATAGCGCAGCCAGCTTGCAAGGCGGCCTGCAGGTGCTACAGGCCGGTGCAGGCTGGTCCGGCGCGACGGAGATCGCGCCGGAGGGGCTGAAGACATGGATGGATGTCTTCAGGGAACTGCAGGGCGCCGAGATATGGGCGACCCACGGGGCATGGATAGAGCGTGCGCAGCCGCTCTTTGGCCCGGACATCGCCGCCCGCTTCGCATGGGCGGCGGGCCTTGCCGGGCAGGACCACCGCCGCGCGCTGCGGATACGCGAGGTGATTGCGGCCCGGCTGCGGCAGTTGCTTGGGGAGGACGGCTGCATCGTCCTCCCGACCGTGCCAGGGCCCGCACCGCTGCGCGGCGGGGATCTGGCACAGCTGGAACAGCACCGCAGCGGCGCCATGATGCTCAGCTGCATCGCCGGCTTAGCCGGTCTGCCGCAGGTGACGCTGCCGGTGATTGGCCCCGCCGGCTTGCCGCTTGGCTTGTCGGTGATCGGCGGGCATGGGCAGGATTTGCGCCTGCTCTCCTGGGTCCGGAGGATTTGGCGACAGGACTAGTGTTGCACAATAGACATTCATGCCGCCGCGCGGCACTCAAGAGGATGCAAATATAGCATGAGGATGATTTGCAGGATAGAACTGATGTTGCTCGACAGAAGTAGCGTAGTACAACCCCCCTAACTTCGCGACTGTGAAGTTAGGGGGTTTTGGGTAGGTGTAACTAGTAGGAGTAGCTAGTAGGAGTGAATAGTAGAGGTGAATATAGGAGTATGAGTAATAGTAATGGTAATAGTAATAGTGTTAGTGATGGTAAGAGCAGGTGGTAAGGCAAAATTCAACTAATTCTCGGACGCACAAAAAGTACTTCTGAAATCACTTCCTCCAGCCAGCAAAACGATTAAGTGGAAAAAAAGGGGGGAGGGAACTTATTTCCCCAGGAAACAGATAATTGTGAGATTTAAGTCAAGTGAACCCAGGACAGCCGCCGCCCATCTCACCGCTGCGATCCCACCGCCGTTCATCTCACCGCTGCCGTCCCATCACCGCCCATCCCGCTACTGCCATCTCACCGCCGCCCATCTCACCGCAGCGATCC
This genomic window contains:
- a CDS encoding serine hydrolase, whose translation is MKKMIPFILAAVLLVPSVVAAADPEKNASPVNLGKAEIEAFANTFFQQKEVKDQLAGAVLVVVKNGQVMLNKGYGYADIDSQKPFDSGNTVFRVASVSKLFTAVGIMQLAEKGKLDLDKDVQAYLPDVQIPNKTGGPLTLKHLMTHTGGFDAGTAEDPQKTYSLRDFIKETVPTVITKPGEVFNYNNYGYDLQGYIIEKVSGLPFEEYMRKNLFAPLGMNNSDFIFTDKVKKAIATPYDSSLKQAQQIVNVPANRPAGGMFSTGADMAKFLMAMLNDDPASGHRILTEASIRAMEHNSVTIHPKIPGAGYGLESNYTQYYNGYNVVEKGGDLPGFHSNIWLLPDEKTGVFLASNSDKGNLRLSFFEQFMNRYFPKKGKGPTFVQPEPTKQQLLRFEGTYRDLRSPGWSYDISAVDGALIVKAPSGNHTLRQAEDLLFYDEEGVAAGFKPDADGNILYFAYNKPGSWSVKPPEMPKFQDVPDDHPYAEYIYELVQSGAIQGGSGRFEPDKPITRGQFLAMLVHLSTYPLSQKPSSFADTKGNQYEAYIQTAYEIGIANGFTNGMFNPDQPVTREEAATLVWRLVKIVLSAAPVQSDLKGPYSSWAAEGLQFVVGKQLFGPDVQTSSAGSVDYRPKDIMLKQEAAALLSQLLKSIRQIENN
- a CDS encoding dipeptidase, which encodes MSYENYFQTEREAQLAELKQWLAIPSISALSSHKEDVLSAAHWLLDTLKRAGLENIELHPTAGHPVIYADYLHAPGKPTILVYGHYDVQPVDPLNLWTTPPFEPKIRDGKLYARGATDDKGQVFMHIKAIEAILKQEGTLPVNIKLCIEGEEEIGSVHLPPFLEASKDKLAADAVLVSDTSLLERGRPAICTGLRGLCSLEVSVNTALTDLHSGSYGGGVPNALHALVSLLSSLHDDKGRVAVEGFYDGVPELSPLLREEFAKQGVDEDKIRSGLGLEQLYGEEGYSFVERVGARPTLELNGVYGGFQGEGSKTVIPKEAHAKITCRLVGDQDPQHILDVVEAHLKANIQAGAKVQVKQMEKARAFNIDPSNPILQTAADAYGKVYGTRALFTKDGGSIPIMESFSRILQAPVVLMGFGLDDENLHAPDEHFNLENFDKGLLTIVEFLKTV
- a CDS encoding TRM11 family SAM-dependent methyltransferase, with the translated sequence MQNNQEQPLYIYTYACTGDEESLCGMELRCLFGREIPAAIFGSRVQVDVSRSPFIKERIDVMYSGNSLEDIYKQTEQVEVEGQTFKVIFVKTNDLSPEEKIEYDERRAIEREIGMRIEGEADVNHPERVYGIVTLGGCWYFGEYHKNKATWFRQMKKPRSYSIALSTRVARAAVNMAVPHPAGVRAIDPCCGIGTVMVEALSMGIDIVGRDINPQIVAGARTNIAHFGWSSMVTLGDIADIQEHYDVAIVDMPYNLYSRITPGEQLAILVHTRRIADRAVIVAIEAVDEMIAEAGFTIIDRCVAKKGAFSRHLMLCE
- a CDS encoding NUDIX hydrolase gives rise to the protein MEQKWLTWAKEIQAIAQTGLTYAKDVYDIERYQALRELSVDILANYTFESKEKIRLAFAGEEGYSTPKVDVRGVIFREEKILLVREKLDGNWALPGGWADIGLSPREVAVKEIAEESGFQAEAVRLLAVLDKKFHHHPPEPYHVYKMFILCRITGGAAAEGVETDGVAFFAGDELPELSEERNTREQLQTMFEYLRNPDKPVILD
- a CDS encoding ASCH domain-containing protein; this encodes MTEIIAEYWKAYLEEHPEAADLYDSAWAFGDNDRLADELLALVLEGVKTAMNYELNEVRGLPLPFIGGHSIILDSQGMPRGIIRTTKCEVVPFHEVTAEFAYSEGEDDRTLESWRYHHEAYFTREMKAYEMNFDPGMRVVCENFELVYRK